Proteins encoded within one genomic window of Bacillus thuringiensis:
- a CDS encoding M28 family metallopeptidase, whose product MKKSLKQKIVSSLLAVSLAVSLAPIGQAKADSTSEITQTSSITKQVDASRAIEHIRFLSETIGPRPGGTKSEEWASRYVGMQLKSMGYEVEYQPFQVPDQYVGFIESPLSTKRNWQAGAAPNALISTEAVTAPLIFVQGGTKLEDIPNEVNGKIVLFERGTTVADYNKQVENAVSKGAKGVLLYSLIGGRGNYGQTFNPRLTKKQSIPVFGLAYAQGNAFKEEIAKKGTTILSLKARHESNLTSLNVIAKKKPKNSTGNEKAVVVSSHYDSVVGAPGANDNASGTGLVLELARAFQNVETDKEIRFIAFGSEETGLLGSDYYVNSLSQKERDRILGVFNADMVATNYDKAKNLYAMTPNGSPNLVTDAALQAGKQLNNDLVLQGKFGSSDHVPFAEVGIPAALFIWMGVDSWNPLIYHIEKVYHTPQDNVFENISPERMKMALEVIGTGVYNSLQSTVKTGEKAA is encoded by the coding sequence ATGAAAAAATCTTTAAAACAAAAAATAGTAAGCTCTTTGCTTGCTGTATCACTCGCTGTTAGCTTAGCTCCGATTGGACAAGCCAAAGCTGATTCCACTTCAGAAATCACACAGACTTCATCTATCACAAAACAAGTTGATGCAAGCCGCGCTATCGAACATATCCGTTTCTTATCCGAAACAATTGGTCCTCGCCCTGGTGGAACAAAATCAGAAGAATGGGCTTCGCGCTACGTTGGTATGCAACTTAAATCAATGGGCTATGAAGTAGAATATCAACCATTTCAAGTGCCTGATCAATACGTTGGCTTTATTGAATCACCATTATCCACAAAGCGTAATTGGCAAGCTGGTGCTGCCCCTAACGCACTAATTTCTACAGAAGCTGTTACAGCTCCTCTTATCTTTGTTCAAGGTGGGACAAAATTAGAGGATATCCCAAATGAAGTAAATGGAAAAATTGTTCTATTCGAAAGAGGAACAACAGTTGCAGACTATAATAAACAAGTTGAAAATGCTGTTAGCAAAGGAGCAAAAGGTGTTCTTTTATACAGTTTAATTGGTGGACGTGGGAACTACGGACAAACTTTCAATCCCCGCCTAACGAAAAAGCAGTCTATCCCTGTCTTTGGTCTTGCTTATGCGCAAGGAAATGCATTTAAAGAAGAAATCGCTAAAAAAGGGACAACAATTCTTTCCCTAAAAGCAAGACATGAATCTAATTTAACATCTCTAAATGTTATTGCTAAAAAGAAACCAAAAAACAGTACAGGTAATGAAAAAGCTGTCGTTGTAAGTTCGCACTATGATAGTGTCGTTGGAGCACCTGGAGCAAACGATAATGCTTCTGGTACAGGATTAGTATTAGAGTTAGCTCGTGCTTTTCAAAATGTAGAAACTGATAAAGAAATTCGCTTTATTGCTTTTGGTTCTGAGGAAACTGGCTTACTTGGCTCCGATTATTATGTTAATAGTCTGTCCCAAAAAGAACGCGATCGAATTTTAGGTGTCTTTAACGCAGACATGGTTGCAACAAATTACGATAAAGCAAAGAATTTATATGCTATGACGCCTAACGGTTCTCCAAACCTTGTAACAGACGCAGCCTTGCAAGCAGGTAAACAGTTAAATAATGACCTCGTACTGCAAGGAAAATTCGGCTCTAGTGATCACGTACCATTTGCTGAAGTTGGTATTCCTGCTGCTCTATTTATTTGGATGGGTGTCGATAGCTGGAATCCATTAATCTATCATATCGAGAAGGTATATCACACACCTCAAGATAACGTATTTGAGAACATTTCACCTGAACGTATGAAAATGGCATTAGAGGTTATTGGTACAGGTGTCTATAATAGCCTTCAATCCACCGTAAAAACAGGAGAGAAAGCCGCTTAA
- a CDS encoding Cna B-type domain-containing protein, giving the protein MIATQEVSKATGWKYEFKDLAAYDVNGVAYKYEVKEQPVAGYESKVRGYDITNTKVGETKVEGTKTWNDNNATDRPSTIKVDLLQNDRVIDTKEVSKATEWKYTFEKLQAYDANGVAYKYEVKEQPVAGYESKVSGTDITNTKVGQTKVEGTKTWKDDNAEDRPEMIKVDLLQNGTVIATQEVNKATDWKYEFKDLEAYDENGVAYKYEVKEQAVAGYESKVNGTDITNTKVGETKVEGTKTWNDDNAKDRPEMIKVDLLQNGKVVDTKEVTAATEWKYTFEKLRAYDANGVAYKYEVKEQAVPGYESKVSGTDITNTKVGKTKVEGTKTWNDGNATDRPTMIKVDLLQNGNVIQTHDVLAVMGWKYIFADLAAYDAEGKPYEYEVKEQAVPGYESKVSGTDIINTKVGQTKVEGTKTWKDDNATDRPEMIKIDLLQNGTVIATQEVSKATDWKYEFKDLAAYDVNGVAYKYEVKEQPIAGYKSKVNGYDITNTKVGETKVEGTKTWNDNNATDRPSSIKVDLLQNGKVIDTKEVSKATNWKYTFEKLQAYDANGVAYKYEVKEQPVAGYESKVSGTDITNTKVGQTKVEGTKTWKDDNAEDRPEMIKVDLLQNGTVIATQEVNKATDWKYEFKDLEAYDENGVAYKYEVKEQAVAGYESKVNGTDITNTKVGETKVEGTKTWKDDNATDRPEMIKVDLLQNGKVVDTKEVTVETNWKYTFEKLQAYDENGVAYKYEVKEQPVAGYESKVSGTDITNTKVAKLTVEGTKTWNDNQATDRPSSIKVDLLQNGKVIDTKEVTAATNWKYAFADLEAYDENGVAYKYEVKEQPVTGYESDVHGYDITNTKVGETKVEGTKTWNDNQATDRPTMIKVDLLQDGKVVDTKEVTAETNWKYTFEKLQAYDAKGKAYKYEVKEQPVAGYESKVKGYDITNTKVGETKVEGTKTWNDNNATDRPSSIKVDLLQNGKVVDTKEVTAETNWKYTFEKLQAYDAEGKAYKYEVKEQQVPGYESKVNGTDITNTKVGKTKVEGKKTWKDDNAKDRPEMIKVDLLQNGTVIAMQEVSKATGWKYEFKDLAAYDAEGKAYKYEVKEQTVPGYESQVSGTDITNTKVGETKVEGTKTWNDNNATDRPEMIKVDLLQNGKVVDTKEVTGATEWKYTFEKLQAYDAEGKAYKYEVKEQAVEGYKSKVNGYDITNTKVGETKVEGTKTWNDNNATDRPSSIKVDLLQNGKVIDTKEVSKATNWKYTFEKLQAYDTNGVAYKYEVKEQAVPGYESKVNGTDITNTKIGETKVEGTKTWNDDNATDRPEMIKVDLLQNGTVIATQEVSKATEWKYEFKDLAAYDANGVAYKYEVKEQPVAGYESEVNGTDITNTKVGETKVEGTKTWNDNNATDRPSSIKVDLLQNGKVVDTKEVTAETNWKYTFEKLQAYDANGVAYKYEVKEQPVDGYKSEVNGYDITNTKVGETKVEGTKTWNDNNATDRPSSIKVDLLQNGKVVDTKEVTAKTNWKYTFEKLQAYDENGVAYKYEVKEQPVAGYESKVKGYDITNTKIKDEPNVDPKDPSTDPKDPKDPSTDPKNPNTNTGNNSDSKVPPTTENDKPTLLPNTGGTSAGMSSILGGMVLFLLGGILLARQRIK; this is encoded by the coding sequence GTGATTGCGACGCAAGAAGTAAGCAAAGCAACAGGTTGGAAATATGAATTTAAAGATTTAGCAGCGTATGATGTAAACGGAGTAGCTTATAAGTATGAAGTGAAGGAACAACCGGTAGCAGGATATGAATCCAAAGTAAGAGGTTATGACATCACAAATACAAAAGTAGGCGAAACAAAGGTAGAAGGAACGAAAACGTGGAACGATAACAATGCAACAGATCGTCCAAGCACAATCAAAGTAGACTTACTACAAAACGATAGAGTAATTGACACGAAAGAAGTAAGTAAAGCAACAGAATGGAAGTACACATTTGAAAAGCTCCAAGCATACGATGCAAACGGAGTGGCATACAAGTATGAAGTGAAGGAACAGCCAGTAGCAGGATATGAATCTAAAGTAAGTGGTACTGATATCACAAATACAAAAGTAGGGCAAACAAAAGTAGAAGGAACAAAGACATGGAAAGACGATAACGCGGAAGATCGTCCGGAAATGATTAAAGTAGACCTTTTACAAAATGGTACAGTGATTGCGACGCAAGAGGTAAACAAAGCAACAGACTGGAAATACGAATTCAAAGATTTAGAAGCGTATGATGAAAATGGAGTAGCGTATAAGTATGAAGTGAAGGAACAAGCGGTGGCAGGATATGAATCCAAAGTAAATGGTACTGACATCACAAATACAAAAGTAGGCGAAACGAAAGTAGAAGGAACGAAAACATGGAACGACGATAACGCGAAAGATCGTCCGGAAATGATCAAAGTAGATCTTTTACAAAACGGTAAAGTAGTAGACACAAAAGAAGTAACAGCGGCAACAGAATGGAAGTACACATTTGAAAAGCTCCGAGCATACGATGCAAACGGAGTGGCATACAAGTATGAAGTGAAAGAACAAGCAGTACCAGGATATGAATCTAAAGTAAGTGGTACTGACATCACAAATACAAAAGTAGGCAAAACAAAAGTAGAAGGAACGAAGACATGGAACGACGGAAATGCAACAGACCGTCCGACGATGATCAAAGTAGACTTACTACAAAACGGGAATGTGATTCAAACACACGACGTACTAGCAGTAATGGGTTGGAAATATATATTCGCAGATTTAGCAGCGTATGATGCGGAAGGAAAGCCTTACGAGTATGAAGTGAAAGAACAAGCAGTACCAGGATATGAATCCAAAGTAAGTGGTACTGACATCATAAATACAAAAGTAGGTCAAACAAAAGTAGAAGGAACGAAGACATGGAAAGATGATAACGCAACAGATCGTCCGGAAATGATTAAAATAGACCTTTTACAAAATGGTACAGTGATTGCGACGCAAGAAGTAAGCAAAGCAACAGATTGGAAATATGAATTCAAAGATTTGGCAGCGTATGATGTAAACGGAGTAGCGTATAAGTATGAAGTGAAGGAACAACCGATAGCAGGATATAAATCCAAAGTGAACGGTTATGACATCACAAATACAAAAGTAGGCGAAACGAAAGTAGAAGGAACAAAGACATGGAACGATAACAATGCAACAGATCGTCCAAGCTCGATTAAAGTAGACTTACTACAAAACGGTAAAGTAATTGACACGAAAGAAGTAAGTAAAGCAACAAATTGGAAGTACACGTTTGAAAAGCTCCAAGCATATGATGCAAACGGAGTGGCATACAAGTATGAAGTGAAAGAACAGCCAGTAGCAGGATATGAATCTAAAGTAAGTGGTACTGATATCACAAATACAAAAGTAGGTCAAACAAAAGTAGAAGGAACAAAGACATGGAAAGACGATAACGCGGAAGATCGTCCGGAAATGATTAAAGTAGACCTTTTACAAAATGGTACAGTGATTGCGACGCAAGAGGTAAACAAAGCAACAGACTGGAAATACGAATTCAAAGATTTAGAAGCGTATGATGAAAATGGAGTAGCGTATAAGTATGAAGTGAAGGAACAAGCGGTGGCAGGATATGAATCCAAAGTAAATGGTACTGACATCACAAATACAAAAGTAGGCGAAACAAAAGTAGAAGGAACGAAAACATGGAAAGACGATAACGCAACAGATCGTCCGGAAATGATTAAAGTAGACCTTTTACAAAATGGTAAAGTAGTAGATACAAAAGAAGTAACAGTAGAAACAAACTGGAAGTATACGTTTGAAAAGCTCCAAGCATACGATGAAAATGGAGTAGCGTACAAGTATGAAGTGAAGGAACAACCGGTAGCAGGATATGAATCCAAAGTAAGTGGTACTGATATCACGAATACAAAAGTAGCGAAATTGACAGTAGAAGGAACAAAAACGTGGAACGATAACCAAGCAACAGATCGTCCAAGCTCGATTAAAGTAGACCTTTTACAAAATGGTAAAGTAATAGATACAAAAGAAGTAACAGCGGCAACAAACTGGAAATATGCATTCGCGGATTTAGAAGCATATGATGAAAATGGAGTAGCGTACAAGTATGAAGTGAAGGAACAGCCGGTAACGGGATACGAATCTGACGTACACGGTTATGACATCACAAATACAAAAGTAGGCGAAACAAAAGTAGAAGGAACGAAGACATGGAACGATAACCAAGCAACAGATCGTCCAACAATGATCAAAGTAGACCTTTTACAAGATGGTAAAGTAGTAGATACAAAAGAAGTAACAGCAGAAACAAATTGGAAGTACACGTTTGAAAAGCTCCAAGCTTACGATGCAAAAGGTAAGGCATATAAGTATGAAGTGAAAGAACAGCCAGTAGCTGGATATGAATCCAAAGTAAAAGGTTATGACATCACGAATACAAAAGTAGGCGAAACGAAAGTAGAAGGAACAAAAACGTGGAACGATAACAATGCAACAGATCGTCCAAGCTCGATTAAAGTAGACTTACTACAAAACGGTAAAGTAGTAGATACAAAAGAAGTAACAGCAGAAACAAACTGGAAGTACACGTTTGAAAAGCTCCAAGCTTACGATGCAGAAGGTAAGGCATACAAGTACGAAGTGAAGGAACAGCAAGTACCAGGATATGAATCAAAGGTAAATGGTACTGACATCACAAATACAAAAGTAGGCAAAACAAAAGTAGAAGGAAAGAAAACATGGAAAGACGATAACGCGAAAGATCGTCCGGAAATGATTAAGGTAGACCTTTTACAAAATGGTACAGTGATTGCGATGCAAGAAGTAAGCAAAGCAACAGGCTGGAAATACGAATTCAAAGATTTAGCAGCGTATGATGCAGAAGGAAAGGCATACAAGTATGAAGTGAAAGAGCAAACAGTACCAGGATATGAATCCCAAGTAAGTGGTACTGACATCACAAATACAAAAGTAGGCGAAACAAAAGTAGAAGGAACAAAAACGTGGAACGATAATAACGCAACAGATCGTCCGGAAATGATCAAAGTAGATCTTTTACAAAACGGTAAAGTAGTAGATACAAAAGAAGTAACAGGGGCAACAGAATGGAAGTACACGTTTGAAAAACTCCAAGCTTACGATGCAGAAGGAAAGGCATACAAGTATGAAGTGAAAGAACAAGCAGTTGAAGGATATAAATCCAAAGTAAACGGTTATGACATCACAAATACAAAAGTAGGCGAAACGAAAGTAGAAGGAACAAAGACATGGAACGATAACAATGCAACAGATCGTCCAAGCTCGATTAAAGTAGACTTACTACAAAACGGTAAAGTAATTGACACGAAAGAAGTAAGTAAAGCAACAAATTGGAAGTACACGTTTGAAAAACTCCAAGCATACGATACAAACGGAGTAGCGTACAAGTATGAAGTGAAAGAACAGGCAGTACCAGGATATGAATCAAAAGTAAATGGTACTGACATCACGAATACAAAAATAGGCGAAACAAAAGTAGAAGGAACGAAAACGTGGAACGATGATAACGCAACAGATCGTCCGGAAATGATTAAAGTAGACCTTTTACAAAATGGTACAGTGATTGCGACGCAAGAAGTAAGCAAAGCAACAGAATGGAAATATGAATTTAAAGATTTAGCAGCGTATGATGCAAACGGAGTAGCGTACAAGTATGAAGTGAAGGAACAACCAGTAGCAGGATATGAATCCGAAGTAAATGGTACTGACATCACAAATACAAAAGTAGGCGAAACAAAGGTAGAAGGAACGAAGACGTGGAACGATAACAATGCAACAGATCGTCCAAGTTCAATTAAAGTAGATTTACTACAAAACGGTAAAGTAGTAGACACAAAAGAAGTAACAGCAGAAACAAACTGGAAGTACACGTTTGAAAAGCTCCAAGCATATGATGCAAACGGAGTAGCGTACAAGTATGAAGTGAAGGAACAACCGGTAGACGGATACAAATCCGAAGTAAACGGTTATGACATCACGAATACAAAAGTAGGCGAAACAAAAGTAGAAGGAACAAAAACGTGGAACGATAACAATGCAACAGATCGTCCAAGTTCGATTAAAGTAGACTTACTACAAAACGGTAAAGTAGTAGACACAAAAGAAGTAACAGCAAAAACAAACTGGAAGTACACGTTTGAAAAGCTCCAAGCATACGATGAAAATGGAGTAGCGTACAAGTATGAAGTGAAGGAACAACCAGTAGCTGGGTATGAATCCAAAGTAAAAGGTTATGACATCACAAATACAAAAATCAAGGACGAGCCAAATGTAGATCCGAAAGATCCAAGCACAGATCCGAAAGATCCAAAAGATCCAAGTACAGATCCGAAAAATCCAAACACAAATACAGGCAACAATAGCGATTCAAAAGTTCCACCTACTACAGAAAATGATAAGCCAACATTACTTCCTAACACAGGTGGAACATCAGCAGGAATGAGTTCAATTCTTGGAGGTATGGTATTGTTCCTTTTAGGTGGAATCCTACTCGCTCGTCAGCGAATTAAATAA
- a CDS encoding RNA polymerase sigma factor produces the protein MEEKVEELIDIYKQQIFSLCYKLAKTKEDAEDIFQETWIKVFSSQHQLSYVENYKKWITTICVRTFYDFYRKKKRWKDRVLDLFHKEDGGEIEHADDVNISEEFIQKVEAEMIREVIQLLNEKYKTVLVLYYYEQYSYKEMSEILNIPIGTVKYRLNYAKKQMREHLEGFVYEGR, from the coding sequence ATGGAAGAAAAGGTAGAAGAATTAATTGATATATATAAGCAGCAAATATTTTCCTTATGCTATAAGTTAGCGAAGACGAAAGAAGACGCGGAAGATATTTTTCAAGAGACGTGGATAAAAGTTTTTTCATCGCAGCACCAACTTTCTTACGTGGAGAATTATAAAAAGTGGATTACTACAATTTGTGTTCGTACGTTTTATGATTTTTATCGCAAAAAGAAAAGATGGAAAGATCGTGTATTGGATTTATTTCATAAAGAAGATGGCGGAGAAATAGAGCATGCAGATGATGTGAATATATCAGAAGAATTTATTCAAAAAGTCGAAGCAGAAATGATACGAGAAGTTATACAGTTATTAAATGAAAAATATAAAACAGTGCTCGTACTCTACTACTATGAACAATATTCTTACAAAGAAATGAGTGAAATATTAAATATACCAATTGGCACGGTGAAATACCGCCTTAATTATGCGAAGAAGCAAATGCGAGAACATTTGGAGGGGTTCGTTTATGAAGGAAGATAA
- the argS gene encoding arginine--tRNA ligase, whose translation MNSLEQVKGLIKEEIQAAVLKAELATEEQIPNVVLESPKDKTNGDFSTNMAMQLARVAKKAPRMIAEELVANFDKAKASIEKIEIAGPGFINFYMDNSYLTDLIPTIVNAGEAYGETNTGKGEKVQVEFVSANPTGDLHLGHARGAAVGDTLCNLLAKAGYDVSREYYINDAGNQIHNLALSVEARYMQALGLEKEMPEDGYHGADIIGIGKRLAEEFGDRYAKADEKESYEFYREYGLKYELAKLQKDLESFRVKFDVWFSETSLYKNGKIDQALAVLKEREEIFEEDGATWFRSMTYGDDKNRVLIKNDGSYTYLTPDIAYHRDKLERGFDKLINIWGADHHGYIPRMKAAIQALGYDKDTLEVEIIQMVQLYQNGEKMKMSKRTGKAVTLRELMEEVGVDAMRYFFAMRSGDSHLDFDMDLAVSKSNENPVYYAQYAHARVCSILRQGEELGLATGGDVNYKLVTSEKEVELLKKLGEFPAVVADAAQKRLPHRITNYAFELAAALHSFYNAEKVLNQDNLELSKARYELMKAVRTTLQNALAIVGVSAPEKM comes from the coding sequence ATGAATTCTTTAGAACAAGTAAAAGGATTAATTAAAGAAGAAATTCAAGCTGCTGTATTAAAGGCAGAATTAGCGACAGAAGAACAGATTCCAAACGTTGTATTAGAATCTCCAAAAGATAAAACAAATGGTGACTTCTCTACAAATATGGCAATGCAACTTGCACGCGTTGCGAAAAAAGCACCTCGTATGATTGCAGAAGAATTAGTTGCAAACTTCGATAAAGCAAAAGCTTCTATTGAAAAAATTGAAATCGCAGGTCCTGGTTTCATTAACTTCTACATGGATAATAGCTACTTAACAGACTTAATTCCAACAATCGTTAACGCTGGCGAAGCTTACGGTGAAACGAATACTGGTAAAGGTGAAAAAGTACAAGTTGAGTTCGTATCTGCGAATCCAACAGGTGACCTTCACTTAGGACATGCACGTGGTGCAGCAGTAGGTGACACTCTATGTAACCTATTAGCAAAAGCAGGGTACGATGTATCTCGTGAGTACTACATTAATGACGCTGGTAACCAAATTCATAACTTAGCTCTTTCTGTTGAAGCTCGTTACATGCAAGCTTTAGGCCTAGAGAAAGAAATGCCAGAAGACGGATACCATGGTGCGGATATCATTGGAATCGGTAAACGTTTAGCTGAAGAGTTTGGCGATCGTTATGCGAAAGCTGATGAAAAGGAAAGCTATGAATTCTACCGTGAGTACGGTTTAAAATATGAGTTAGCAAAACTTCAAAAAGACTTAGAAAGCTTCCGTGTTAAATTTGATGTGTGGTTCTCAGAAACATCATTATACAAAAACGGAAAAATCGATCAAGCTCTTGCTGTATTAAAAGAGCGTGAAGAAATCTTTGAAGAAGACGGCGCAACTTGGTTCCGTTCAATGACTTACGGCGATGACAAAAACCGTGTATTAATTAAAAACGATGGTTCTTACACATACTTAACGCCAGATATCGCGTATCACCGTGATAAATTAGAGCGTGGTTTCGATAAGTTAATTAACATTTGGGGTGCTGACCACCATGGTTACATTCCTCGTATGAAAGCTGCTATTCAAGCGCTAGGTTACGATAAAGATACGCTTGAAGTAGAAATCATCCAAATGGTACAACTATACCAAAACGGTGAGAAAATGAAGATGAGTAAGCGTACTGGTAAAGCAGTTACACTTCGTGAGCTTATGGAAGAAGTAGGCGTGGACGCAATGCGTTACTTCTTCGCAATGCGTAGTGGTGATTCTCATTTAGACTTCGATATGGACTTAGCTGTATCAAAATCTAATGAAAACCCAGTATACTATGCACAATACGCTCATGCTCGCGTATGCAGTATCCTTCGCCAAGGTGAAGAATTAGGATTAGCTACAGGCGGAGACGTGAACTACAAACTTGTTACTTCTGAGAAAGAAGTAGAGTTACTGAAAAAACTTGGTGAATTCCCAGCAGTAGTTGCGGATGCAGCACAAAAACGTCTACCACACCGCATTACAAACTATGCATTTGAATTAGCAGCGGCATTACACAGCTTCTACAATGCAGAAAAAGTATTAAACCAAGATAACTTAGAATTAAGTAAAGCTCGCTATGAGTTAATGAAAGCAGTACGCACTACACTTCAAAACGCATTAGCAATCGTAGGAGTATCTGCACCAGAAAAAATGTAA
- a CDS encoding DUF1934 domain-containing protein: protein MEKQLAGLPVHVHFVTEIREGARKETVAFEANGQYYVKGQGTYVTFQEPNEQGEVKTIIKIQDEQVLIMRSGAVSMRQTHVKGEWTTGTYTSELGTFALQTKTDNVLFKWSDEKKKGQLFLTYALLLSEQEAGRYTITLNLKEAK, encoded by the coding sequence GTGGAGAAACAACTTGCAGGCTTGCCGGTACACGTTCATTTCGTAACAGAAATCCGTGAAGGGGCGAGGAAGGAAACCGTTGCTTTTGAAGCAAATGGTCAATACTATGTAAAAGGTCAAGGTACATATGTAACATTCCAAGAGCCGAACGAACAGGGCGAAGTGAAAACAATTATTAAAATTCAAGATGAACAAGTTCTCATTATGCGTTCAGGTGCTGTTTCAATGCGTCAAACGCATGTGAAAGGTGAATGGACAACTGGTACGTACACGAGTGAACTTGGTACGTTTGCATTGCAAACGAAAACTGATAACGTTCTTTTTAAATGGTCGGATGAAAAGAAAAAAGGACAACTTTTCTTAACGTACGCATTGCTTCTAAGTGAACAAGAAGCTGGCAGATATACAATTACACTTAATTTGAAGGAGGCAAAATAA
- a CDS encoding S66 family peptidase yields the protein MLPTKLKKGDEIRVISPSCSLSIVSTPNQELAIKRLTDMGFQVTFSTYADEIDRFASSSISSRVQDLHEAFRDPNVKAILTTLGGYNSNGLLKHLDYDLIRENPKFFCGYSDITALNNAIYTKTGLVTYSGPHFSSFGMEKGLEYTTDYFLKCLTSIEPIEVLPSETWSDDSWYVDQENREFIKNDGYVAIHEGEATGEIIGGNMSTLNLLQGTPYMPNLKDKILFLEEDSLTGKATLKTFDRYLHSLMQQQDFEYVKGIVIGKMQKGAECAIEDIQEMITSKPELAHIPIIANASFGHTTPIFTFPIGGRAKIISNKEKTSITILTH from the coding sequence GTGCTACCAACAAAATTGAAAAAAGGTGATGAAATTAGAGTTATTTCACCATCTTGTAGTTTAAGTATTGTCTCAACTCCGAACCAAGAACTTGCTATAAAAAGATTAACCGACATGGGTTTTCAAGTCACATTCTCAACATATGCTGATGAGATAGATCGATTTGCTTCTTCCTCTATTTCTTCACGCGTTCAAGACCTTCACGAAGCATTTAGAGACCCAAATGTAAAAGCCATTTTAACAACACTTGGCGGATACAACTCTAACGGCTTATTAAAACATCTCGATTACGATTTAATTCGCGAAAACCCTAAATTTTTCTGTGGCTATTCCGATATCACCGCATTAAATAATGCAATTTACACAAAAACTGGACTCGTTACATATTCAGGACCCCACTTTTCTTCTTTTGGAATGGAGAAAGGGCTCGAGTATACGACTGATTACTTTTTAAAATGCTTAACTTCTATTGAACCTATTGAAGTCTTGCCATCTGAAACGTGGAGTGATGATTCTTGGTATGTAGATCAAGAAAACCGAGAATTTATTAAAAATGATGGATATGTTGCAATTCATGAGGGCGAAGCAACTGGAGAAATTATCGGTGGTAATATGAGCACATTGAATTTACTGCAAGGTACACCATATATGCCAAATTTAAAGGATAAAATTTTATTTCTTGAGGAGGATAGCTTAACTGGAAAAGCTACTCTTAAAACCTTTGATCGTTATTTACATTCCCTTATGCAGCAACAAGATTTTGAGTACGTAAAAGGCATCGTTATAGGAAAGATGCAAAAAGGTGCAGAATGCGCGATAGAAGACATTCAAGAAATGATTACATCAAAGCCTGAACTTGCACATATCCCTATCATTGCAAACGCAAGTTTCGGGCATACAACCCCAATTTTCACTTTCCCAATTGGTGGACGTGCAAAAATCATTTCTAACAAAGAAAAGACATCTATCACTATTTTGACACACTAA